A part of Synechococcus sp. KORDI-49 genomic DNA contains:
- the csaB gene encoding polysaccharide pyruvyl transferase CsaB — protein sequence MTVAGTGTRTLLLCGYYGENNLGDDALLLVLLQQIPAGFSLLITANDQEALRALAPMADGVARRSLGSVLAAVGRADALILGGGSLLQDSTSLRSLIYYLLLIVTARIQRRPILLWGQGLGPLNRPTSRWLVRQVLPLCTAASWRDRSSLERSRRWAPRLPSQMAPDPVWQMPPQSWSGGVSIVVCWRPTSLLDDSGWSVLLSALDDLAEQLQAPVRWLAFHQHQDAVLFDALKERGLIPASLAARSSTIVPRSVETVFATVRKARLVVPMRLHALILARLTGCPMAALSYDPKVEAAAEMADVPWLKLDKLPTAASILSQWLAAADSPADPQTIEQIRTQASAHGRMLEQFLQR from the coding sequence ATGACCGTGGCTGGGACCGGCACGCGCACCCTGCTTCTGTGCGGTTACTACGGGGAGAACAACCTCGGGGATGATGCCCTGCTGCTGGTGCTGCTTCAGCAGATCCCTGCCGGCTTCAGCCTGTTGATCACTGCGAACGATCAGGAGGCGTTGCGGGCCCTGGCGCCGATGGCGGACGGCGTGGCCCGTCGATCGCTGGGCTCCGTGCTCGCGGCCGTGGGCCGGGCCGATGCCCTGATTCTCGGCGGCGGAAGCCTGCTGCAGGACAGCACCAGCCTGCGGAGCCTGATCTATTACCTGCTGCTGATCGTGACGGCACGGATTCAGCGCCGCCCGATTCTGCTCTGGGGTCAGGGGCTAGGCCCCTTGAACAGACCGACCAGTCGCTGGCTGGTGCGGCAGGTGCTGCCTCTGTGCACAGCCGCCAGTTGGCGTGATCGGAGTTCCCTGGAGCGTTCCAGGCGCTGGGCTCCCCGACTGCCGTCGCAGATGGCCCCTGATCCGGTCTGGCAGATGCCTCCGCAGTCCTGGTCTGGAGGCGTTTCGATCGTCGTCTGCTGGAGACCGACATCCCTGCTGGATGACTCCGGCTGGTCCGTGCTCCTTTCGGCTCTCGATGATCTGGCGGAACAGCTGCAGGCCCCTGTGCGCTGGCTCGCGTTTCACCAGCATCAGGATGCCGTGCTGTTTGATGCGCTGAAGGAGCGTGGTCTGATCCCTGCGTCTCTCGCGGCCCGCAGCTCAACGATCGTGCCGCGCAGCGTTGAAACTGTTTTCGCGACCGTGCGCAAGGCGAGGCTGGTGGTGCCCATGCGCCTGCATGCGCTGATTCTCGCCAGGCTGACCGGTTGCCCCATGGCGGCCCTCAGTTACGACCCGAAAGTGGAAGCGGCTGCGGAGATGGCCGATGTGCCCTGGCTGAAGCTGGACAAGCTGCCGACGGCAGCAAGCATCCTCAGCCAGTGGCTGGCCGCAGCCGATTCACCCGCCGATCCTCAGACCATCGAGCAGATCCGAACCCAGGCTTCAGCCCATGGCCGCATGCTGGAGCAGTTTCTTCAACGGTGA
- the psaK gene encoding photosystem I reaction center subunit PsaK gives MLTPLLAIAPATVSWSPKVALVMIACNVIAIAIGKATIKHPNEGAQLPNPAFFGGMGRAALLATTSLGHVMGIGAIQGLAARGVL, from the coding sequence ATGCTGACCCCTCTCCTCGCTATCGCCCCTGCAACCGTCTCCTGGTCTCCCAAGGTTGCCCTGGTGATGATTGCCTGCAACGTGATTGCCATCGCGATCGGCAAGGCAACAATCAAGCACCCGAACGAAGGTGCTCAACTCCCCAATCCCGCCTTCTTCGGCGGCATGGGCCGCGCTGCCCTGCTGGCCACCACCAGCCTTGGCCACGTGATGGGCATCGGCGCCATCCAGGGTCTTGCTGCCCGCGGCGTTCTCTGA
- the dxs gene encoding 1-deoxy-D-xylulose-5-phosphate synthase, with the protein MHLGDLKHPNELHGLSVAELEDVGRQIRERHLEVVSTSGGHLGPGLGVVELTLALYQTLDLDHDRVIWDVGHQAYPHKLITGRYNDFGTLRQQHGVAGYLKRSESRFDHFGAGHASTSISAALGMALARDNRGESFKCVAVIGDGAMTGGMALEAINHAGHLPETPLLVVLNDNDMSISPPVGALSNALNRARLSPPMQFLSGSVEESVRHLPFMGGELPAELNRLKGSMRRLAVPKVGAVFEELGFTYMGPIDGHDIGEMIRTFQAAHRSHGPVLVHVVTTKGKGYPYAEADQVGYHAQSAFDLSTGKAIPSKKPKPPSYSKVFGQTLVKLCEQNSRVIGITAAMATGTGLDLLQKAVPKQYVDVGIAEQHAVTLAAGMACEGLRPVVAIYSTFLQRAYDQLIHDVGIQKLPVTFVLDRAGIVGADGPTHQGQYDISYLRSVPNFTVMAPKDEAELQRMLVTCLAHPGPTALRIPRGSGVGVTLMEEGWEPLPVGCGEVLREGDDLLIVAYGAMVKPALDTATLLEEAGFSATVVNARFLRPLDEALIHPLARRIGRVVTMEEGALPGGFGAAVLESLNDRDINPSLLRIGIPDQLVDHATPQQSKESLQLTPPQMAKRILDRFPLSSRADFIETSPVGAVQS; encoded by the coding sequence ACCGTGTGATCTGGGATGTGGGCCATCAGGCCTATCCCCACAAGTTGATCACCGGCCGCTACAACGACTTCGGAACGCTCCGTCAGCAGCACGGAGTGGCCGGCTATCTCAAGCGGTCGGAGAGTCGTTTCGATCATTTCGGTGCCGGTCATGCCAGCACCTCCATTTCCGCAGCCCTCGGAATGGCCCTGGCGAGGGACAACCGCGGCGAAAGCTTCAAATGCGTTGCCGTGATCGGCGACGGGGCCATGACCGGTGGCATGGCTCTCGAAGCGATCAACCACGCCGGTCACCTGCCGGAGACCCCCTTGCTGGTGGTGCTGAACGACAACGACATGTCGATCTCACCGCCGGTCGGGGCTCTCTCCAATGCACTCAACCGGGCACGACTCAGCCCACCGATGCAGTTCCTTTCCGGCAGTGTCGAGGAAAGCGTCCGTCATCTGCCCTTCATGGGCGGCGAACTGCCGGCGGAATTGAACCGTCTCAAGGGAAGCATGCGCCGACTGGCGGTGCCGAAGGTGGGGGCGGTGTTCGAGGAACTCGGTTTCACCTACATGGGGCCGATCGACGGCCACGACATCGGTGAGATGATCCGAACCTTCCAGGCGGCCCATCGTTCCCACGGTCCGGTTCTGGTGCATGTGGTCACCACCAAGGGCAAGGGCTATCCCTATGCCGAGGCTGATCAGGTCGGGTACCACGCCCAGTCCGCCTTCGACCTGAGCACCGGCAAGGCGATTCCCTCCAAGAAGCCGAAGCCTCCCAGTTACAGCAAGGTGTTCGGGCAGACCCTGGTGAAGCTGTGCGAACAGAACAGCCGCGTGATCGGTATCACTGCCGCCATGGCCACAGGAACCGGTCTGGATCTGCTGCAGAAGGCTGTTCCCAAGCAGTACGTCGATGTCGGAATCGCCGAACAGCATGCGGTGACGCTGGCCGCCGGGATGGCCTGCGAGGGTCTGCGACCGGTGGTGGCGATCTACAGCACCTTCCTTCAGCGGGCTTACGACCAGCTCATTCACGACGTGGGCATCCAGAAACTGCCGGTCACGTTTGTGCTCGATCGTGCCGGCATCGTCGGAGCCGATGGCCCGACGCATCAGGGGCAGTACGACATCAGCTACCTGAGATCGGTGCCCAACTTCACCGTGATGGCTCCCAAGGATGAAGCTGAGCTTCAGAGGATGCTGGTCACCTGCCTTGCACACCCTGGCCCCACGGCGCTTCGGATCCCACGGGGCTCCGGTGTGGGCGTCACGCTGATGGAGGAGGGATGGGAGCCGCTGCCGGTCGGCTGCGGTGAGGTTCTGCGAGAGGGCGATGACCTGCTGATCGTTGCTTACGGCGCCATGGTCAAACCGGCGCTTGACACAGCAACACTTCTGGAAGAAGCCGGGTTCTCGGCCACTGTGGTGAATGCGCGATTCCTGCGGCCGCTCGATGAAGCGCTGATCCACCCCCTGGCCCGACGCATCGGCAGGGTGGTGACCATGGAGGAAGGGGCTCTTCCCGGTGGTTTCGGTGCCGCCGTTCTCGAGTCTCTCAACGATCGCGACATCAACCCCTCCCTGCTGCGTATCGGTATCCCCGATCAGCTGGTGGATCACGCCACACCCCAGCAGAGCAAGGAATCCCTGCAGCTGACCCCCCCACAGATGGCCAAGCGCATCCTCGACAGGTTCCCTCTGTCATCCCGTGCCGACTTCATCGAAACCTCACCCGTCGGCGCGGTCCAGTCCTGA
- a CDS encoding ABC transporter substrate-binding protein, with protein MTIGRRTLAALLGLTLLFSFGLAWSGQRQIQRVNILMPAPFADATAELVQRFNRDHRGSIALRVTRGPRDTESISDLAISSLLLGSPPFDALLMDVTWLAKYAAAGWLEPLDSYFEPQEIDALVAGARLGNHYDGVLYRWPLIADVGLLYWRKDLMEAPPRTPDQLSSVGRRLMDDGAVNSGFVWQGRQYEGLSCDFVEMLSAFGGNWLNPQTGEPSLNSSEALEAVGWMRSLIRDGISPKAVTNYSESESLQAFKAGDAALMRNWPYAWAELQKPDSAVRGQVGVTLMVHNAGHQPAATLGSWGLSLLKGSDHPQAVIEAIRFLTSPEAQRERFRNQGYTPTDRSLFRDPEMLELSPILPDLEQALTHAVPRPPTPLYAQLSDVLQRQLSGVLTDDLAVDQAMNKAQINSMTIVEAAGGAS; from the coding sequence ATGACCATCGGCCGGCGCACGCTGGCCGCTCTGCTCGGCCTCACCCTGCTGTTCAGCTTCGGGCTGGCCTGGTCCGGACAACGACAGATTCAGCGGGTCAACATCCTGATGCCGGCTCCCTTCGCGGATGCCACGGCAGAGCTGGTGCAGCGGTTCAATCGTGACCATCGCGGGAGCATCGCCCTCAGAGTGACCCGCGGCCCCCGCGACACCGAGTCGATCTCCGACCTGGCCATCAGCAGTCTTCTGCTGGGCAGTCCCCCCTTCGATGCCCTGCTGATGGATGTCACCTGGCTGGCCAAGTACGCCGCCGCCGGGTGGCTTGAACCGCTTGATTCCTACTTTGAACCTCAGGAGATCGATGCACTGGTCGCGGGAGCCCGGCTTGGCAATCACTACGACGGCGTTCTTTACCGCTGGCCTCTGATCGCCGACGTGGGTCTGCTCTACTGGCGCAAAGACCTGATGGAGGCACCACCGCGCACTCCGGACCAGCTGAGCAGTGTCGGCCGCCGGCTGATGGATGACGGTGCGGTGAACAGTGGATTCGTCTGGCAGGGGCGTCAGTACGAGGGATTGAGCTGTGATTTCGTTGAGATGCTCAGTGCCTTCGGTGGCAACTGGCTGAACCCACAGACCGGTGAACCCTCGCTCAACTCATCCGAGGCGCTTGAGGCCGTCGGATGGATGCGGAGCCTGATCCGTGATGGCATCAGTCCGAAAGCTGTGACCAACTATTCCGAATCCGAGTCGCTGCAGGCCTTCAAGGCAGGAGATGCCGCCCTGATGCGGAACTGGCCGTACGCCTGGGCGGAGCTTCAGAAGCCTGACAGTGCTGTGCGGGGACAGGTCGGGGTGACGCTGATGGTCCACAACGCGGGGCATCAGCCCGCTGCCACGCTCGGGAGCTGGGGGCTGAGCCTGCTGAAGGGCTCGGATCATCCACAGGCCGTGATCGAGGCGATTCGATTCCTCACATCTCCCGAGGCACAGAGGGAGCGATTCCGCAATCAGGGCTACACCCCCACCGACCGGTCCCTGTTCCGGGATCCCGAGATGCTGGAACTCTCCCCAATCCTGCCGGACCTGGAGCAGGCCCTCACCCACGCTGTTCCGCGACCTCCCACGCCGCTCTATGCCCAGCTCAGTGATGTGCTGCAGCGTCAGCTCAGTGGCGTGCTCACAGATGATCTGGCGGTTGACCAGGCGATGAACAAGGCACAGATCAACAGCATGACGATCGTCGAAGCCGCGGGAGGCGCCTCGTGA
- a CDS encoding PstS family phosphate ABC transporter substrate-binding protein produces MGSSAAIRPVILLAGVSAAVGLTAATAQSSDTIRISGSSTVHPITRSAIREFKSTAAGATSNFKLSETGSSAGFRQFCSGTIVLANASRPISAKELRSCKTNNISFIELPIAFDAITVVVNPANSWANSLTINELSRLWSKQAQGKISKWNQVNLDFPDVGIKLCGPGMDSGTFDVFNKTVNGSKTNSRTDYTSSEDDNVLVRCVMENKDALAYFGYAYFKNNAKSLKSVKIINPEGQATAPSRQSVQNEKYQPLARPLFLYVNDQALRKNKNFRQFVSYYLRNISSLVNSSNYIPLPDSTYRLVDAKLYRHILGTSFGGDLPVGLTIGQAIDRSFDQHKTSAHR; encoded by the coding sequence ATGGGTTCATCGGCAGCTATCCGCCCAGTAATTCTTCTTGCGGGCGTCAGTGCAGCAGTGGGACTGACCGCAGCAACAGCGCAAAGCTCAGACACCATCAGGATCAGCGGATCCAGCACCGTTCACCCGATCACGCGATCAGCAATCCGTGAATTCAAGTCCACTGCTGCTGGTGCGACGAGCAACTTCAAACTCAGCGAAACAGGATCATCAGCCGGGTTCCGTCAGTTCTGCAGTGGGACCATCGTTCTTGCCAACGCTTCGCGTCCGATTTCCGCCAAAGAATTAAGGTCTTGCAAGACCAATAACATCAGTTTCATCGAATTGCCGATTGCCTTTGATGCCATCACAGTTGTCGTCAATCCTGCCAACAGCTGGGCGAACAGCCTCACCATCAATGAACTCTCAAGGCTCTGGAGCAAGCAGGCTCAAGGGAAGATCAGCAAATGGAATCAAGTAAATCTTGATTTTCCTGATGTCGGCATCAAGCTATGCGGCCCTGGCATGGATTCAGGAACATTTGACGTCTTCAACAAGACAGTGAATGGCTCGAAGACAAACTCCCGAACTGATTACACCTCCAGTGAAGACGACAACGTTCTTGTCAGGTGCGTGATGGAGAACAAAGATGCTCTGGCTTATTTCGGCTACGCCTACTTCAAGAATAATGCCAAGAGTCTCAAGTCTGTTAAAATCATCAATCCTGAAGGGCAGGCTACTGCGCCTTCCAGGCAGTCAGTCCAGAACGAAAAGTATCAACCACTGGCAAGGCCACTGTTTCTGTACGTCAACGATCAGGCCTTGAGAAAGAACAAAAACTTTCGTCAGTTCGTGAGCTACTACCTGCGCAACATCAGCTCACTGGTGAACAGCAGCAACTACATCCCCCTCCCGGACTCCACCTACCGGCTCGTGGACGCCAAGTTGTATCGCCACATTCTCGGCACAAGCTTCGGTGGTGATCTACCGGTGGGGCTGACCATCGGCCAGGCCATCGATCGCAGTTTCGATCAACACAAAACATCCGCTCACCGTTGA
- a CDS encoding DUF3593 domain-containing protein, producing the protein MDLDPAPLFALSLPPYLLFLHWLRQSDALPPLALWGFRLTLLFVLVTIGAAIVALRCCNAELVEIDALHGGAEAFLTLGNAVLVIGLIQRHQG; encoded by the coding sequence ATGGACCTCGATCCCGCTCCCCTTTTCGCCCTGTCTCTGCCGCCCTACCTGCTGTTTCTGCACTGGCTGCGACAAAGCGACGCCCTGCCTCCTCTGGCTCTCTGGGGCTTCCGGCTCACCCTGCTCTTCGTGCTGGTGACGATCGGGGCGGCGATTGTGGCGCTGCGTTGCTGCAACGCGGAACTCGTGGAGATCGATGCCCTCCACGGGGGCGCGGAAGCTTTTCTCACACTCGGAAACGCCGTACTGGTGATCGGGCTGATCCAGCGGCATCAAGGGTGA
- a CDS encoding NAD(P)/FAD-dependent oxidoreductase: MTVLVAGAGPAGARLAIRLAQAGEQVMLVDPLSDPHRNAYSSAAVPMRDVLQLGIPNDCWGSRWNGWQLHDPEGMTHQWWANDALGVVLDFGRLRAALWEQACRAGVHLISGCRVALEQLQDDCATVELRSGRSASERRTVRWLVDATGSQRILLRQAGVPVETREDPLLKGEGVEWLLQADDRRSAPWRDRLSFFLGSRWVSHGYGWVFPMDQHRLKVGICRLPPPLSGRGDALGSSLRRLIQHCDLDSLPVLDRHGGLVSSTVRRDQSMGRGALIAVGDAAGTCNLLGGEGLRHALRSSDLLADVMSDERAHPQKRDALISHYSSRLRRRLGWRWGISGRLARRTWWGLDAPRADRRMLRLIEGLSRQADAEDLSQLLFDYRFERYGPRLLPYLI; the protein is encoded by the coding sequence ATGACGGTTCTCGTCGCCGGCGCCGGACCTGCTGGAGCGCGCCTGGCGATCCGTCTCGCCCAGGCCGGGGAGCAGGTGATGTTGGTGGATCCCCTGAGCGACCCCCACCGCAACGCCTATTCCAGTGCTGCCGTTCCGATGCGGGACGTTCTCCAACTCGGGATTCCGAACGATTGCTGGGGCAGTCGCTGGAACGGTTGGCAGCTGCACGATCCAGAGGGCATGACTCACCAGTGGTGGGCAAACGATGCTCTTGGTGTCGTGCTCGATTTCGGTCGCCTTCGGGCCGCACTGTGGGAGCAGGCCTGCCGTGCGGGGGTCCATTTGATCAGCGGCTGCAGGGTTGCGCTGGAACAGCTGCAGGACGATTGCGCCACCGTGGAGCTGCGCTCCGGTCGCAGCGCCTCAGAGCGCCGGACCGTCCGATGGCTGGTGGATGCCACGGGCTCTCAGCGGATTCTGTTGCGTCAGGCGGGGGTGCCCGTGGAGACCCGGGAGGATCCGCTGCTGAAGGGTGAGGGCGTCGAATGGCTGCTTCAGGCGGATGACCGCCGTTCGGCTCCGTGGCGGGATCGGCTCAGCTTCTTTCTCGGCTCACGGTGGGTTTCTCACGGCTACGGCTGGGTGTTCCCCATGGATCAGCATCGTCTGAAGGTGGGAATCTGCCGGTTGCCACCTCCCTTGTCAGGCCGGGGCGATGCCCTCGGTTCCAGTCTCCGGCGCCTGATACAGCACTGTGACCTCGACAGCCTGCCGGTGCTGGATCGCCACGGCGGCTTGGTCTCCAGCACAGTCCGTCGGGACCAGAGCATGGGACGTGGTGCTCTGATCGCGGTCGGTGATGCGGCAGGAACCTGCAACCTTCTCGGTGGCGAGGGACTTCGTCACGCTCTTCGGAGTTCCGATCTGCTGGCGGACGTCATGAGCGATGAGAGGGCTCATCCTCAGAAGCGGGATGCCTTGATCTCCCACTACTCCTCTCGCTTGCGCCGACGTCTGGGCTGGCGTTGGGGCATCAGTGGACGTCTGGCTCGACGCACCTGGTGGGGTTTGGATGCTCCCCGGGCGGATCGGCGGATGCTTCGTCTGATCGAGGGACTCTCCAGACAGGCAGACGCAGAGGACCTGTCGCAGCTTCTGTTCGACTACAGGTTCGAACGCTACGGGCCGCGTCTGCTTCCTTATCTGATCTGA
- a CDS encoding carbohydrate ABC transporter permease: MTWLLLTPALLLMALIFGWPMLRYAWLSFHANSVLTGLVPVANGGANWMRLLADDRFWQDVLQTSRFALVSVTAELFLALLIALLLDQRWRGRGAVRALTLLPWALPTTMMALGWRWIFNTPYGPLEAVAGFVGLGPLNLMASPQWTWLATVVADVWKTTPFITLILLAGLQTIPADLYAAFRLEGGRSIQALRDITLPLLLPYILLSLLFRLAQAFGVFDLIQVLTGGGPAGSTESLALYAYFNAMRFLDFGYSATVMLGGFLLLSLSILLGALALRLSGALRPLQP, translated from the coding sequence GTGACCTGGTTGCTGCTGACGCCGGCGCTGCTGCTGATGGCTCTCATCTTCGGATGGCCGATGTTGCGTTATGCCTGGCTCAGCTTCCACGCCAACTCGGTCCTGACGGGCCTGGTGCCGGTGGCCAACGGCGGTGCCAACTGGATGCGGCTGCTGGCCGACGACCGTTTCTGGCAGGACGTGCTGCAGACGAGCCGCTTCGCTCTGGTATCCGTGACAGCCGAGCTGTTCCTCGCCCTTCTGATCGCCCTGCTGCTCGATCAGCGTTGGAGGGGGCGCGGTGCCGTGAGAGCTCTCACGCTTCTGCCCTGGGCTCTGCCCACCACGATGATGGCTCTGGGCTGGCGTTGGATCTTCAACACCCCCTACGGCCCCCTGGAAGCAGTCGCCGGGTTCGTGGGGCTGGGTCCGCTGAATCTGATGGCATCACCGCAGTGGACCTGGCTGGCCACGGTGGTGGCCGATGTCTGGAAGACAACTCCCTTCATCACGTTGATCCTTCTGGCTGGCCTGCAGACGATTCCGGCCGATCTCTACGCAGCCTTCCGTCTGGAAGGAGGCCGCTCCATCCAGGCACTGCGCGACATCACCCTGCCGCTGCTGCTGCCGTACATCCTGCTGAGCCTGCTGTTCCGGCTGGCCCAGGCCTTCGGAGTGTTCGACCTGATTCAGGTCCTCACGGGAGGCGGACCGGCCGGGAGCACGGAGAGCCTCGCGTTGTATGCCTATTTCAACGCCATGCGTTTCCTCGACTTCGGTTACAGCGCCACGGTCATGCTGGGTGGGTTCCTGCTGCTGAGTCTCTCGATCCTGCTCGGTGCCCTGGCGCTGCGGCTCTCCGGCGCGCTGCGACCGTTGCAGCCATGA
- a CDS encoding ABC transporter ATP-binding protein: protein MSLTLQSVGRRYGDTWILQNLDLEVGSGECLALLGPSGCGKSTALRLIAGLDTPDEGSIRINGEVMNGVPPDRRRVAMVFQSYALFPHLCIRENLNLGLRIRGVSPDDQRRRVASIIEVMQLGSLAERRPSELSGGQRQRVALARALLRDPLVYLLDEPMSNLDAQLREELRPELKRLVLQGPQPVVYVTHDQQEAMALADRIAVLRNGRIEQIGTPRELYERPATLFVAQFIGRPQMNLLHRETGLIVGIRPEHLRLDREGLPCRLIGREWLGAGQQLLLECSAGTLRMLCDGTVEPGDDLRVSWNSSDEHRFLDGSGTRMA from the coding sequence ATGAGCCTGACTCTGCAATCGGTCGGCCGCCGTTACGGCGACACATGGATCCTTCAGAACCTTGACCTTGAGGTCGGTTCAGGGGAATGCCTCGCGCTGCTCGGCCCGAGCGGTTGTGGCAAGAGCACAGCCCTGCGTCTGATCGCCGGCCTTGACACGCCCGATGAAGGCAGCATCCGGATCAATGGCGAGGTCATGAACGGCGTGCCGCCGGATCGGCGACGGGTGGCCATGGTCTTCCAGAGCTATGCCCTCTTCCCCCATCTCTGCATCCGGGAGAATCTGAATCTCGGACTTCGCATCCGTGGGGTGTCCCCCGATGATCAGCGCCGCAGGGTGGCGTCGATCATCGAGGTGATGCAGCTGGGATCGCTCGCGGAACGACGGCCTTCGGAGCTGTCGGGAGGGCAACGGCAGAGGGTTGCCCTGGCACGGGCGTTGCTGCGGGATCCGCTTGTGTATCTGCTGGATGAACCGATGAGCAATCTCGACGCCCAGCTCAGGGAAGAGCTGAGGCCTGAGCTCAAGCGACTCGTCCTGCAGGGTCCACAGCCGGTGGTGTACGTGACCCACGACCAGCAGGAGGCGATGGCGCTGGCAGACCGGATTGCCGTGCTTCGCAACGGCAGGATCGAACAGATCGGAACGCCCAGGGAGTTGTACGAACGCCCGGCGACCCTGTTTGTCGCACAGTTCATCGGACGACCACAGATGAACCTGCTGCATCGGGAGACGGGATTGATCGTGGGGATCAGACCTGAGCATCTGCGACTCGATCGAGAAGGCCTCCCCTGCCGTCTGATCGGCCGGGAATGGCTGGGGGCCGGGCAGCAGCTGCTTCTGGAGTGCAGCGCTGGAACGCTGCGCATGCTCTGCGACGGCACGGTTGAGCCTGGCGACGATCTCAGGGTGTCGTGGAACAGCTCCGATGAGCACCGATTTCTGGACGGCAGCGGAACTCGAATGGCCTGA
- a CDS encoding DUF2499 domain-containing protein, with product MHELSFGTWWIHIASVIEWILAIVLIQRRGLNGLALAMLPALVSAMAACTWHLFDNSEALRGLVLLQASLTLLGNVVLALAALQLKRRAAT from the coding sequence ATGCATGAGCTTTCCTTCGGAACCTGGTGGATTCACATCGCTTCAGTGATCGAGTGGATCCTGGCGATTGTTCTGATCCAGCGGCGGGGTCTGAACGGGCTGGCCCTGGCCATGCTTCCCGCCCTGGTGAGCGCCATGGCCGCCTGCACCTGGCACCTGTTCGATAACAGCGAAGCTCTGCGCGGCCTCGTGCTGCTTCAGGCCAGCCTGACATTGCTGGGCAACGTTGTTCTGGCACTGGCCGCTCTGCAGCTGAAACGTCGCGCGGCGACCTGA
- a CDS encoding carbohydrate ABC transporter permease, with protein MNRRQLWISLLLLWSLAPMLWQLISSFTTTAALVDGGVPFLQRWTLIHYRQLLSSDPPFWRFLLNSTVLASASTVLTIALAIPAAYGLVRLPQRWLRVSRTLIAGAALFPYVLLFLALLELARSLNLGNSLLALAIPYSALSLPLALLLLTAAFEGLPKDLDDAAKLEGMSLVQRLRWVLIPLIAPATASTAILVFLFAWNEYPIALTWLSRSEQLTLPVAMARIAGSSVYSVPYGAYAAATVLGALPLLLLVLLFQRQIVSGLTNGAVKG; from the coding sequence ATGAACCGACGACAACTCTGGATCAGCCTGCTGTTGCTCTGGTCACTGGCTCCGATGCTCTGGCAGCTGATCAGCTCCTTCACCACCACGGCGGCACTGGTGGATGGTGGGGTCCCGTTCCTTCAGCGCTGGACCCTGATCCACTACCGCCAGTTGCTGAGCAGCGATCCACCCTTCTGGAGATTTCTGCTGAACAGCACCGTGCTGGCCTCGGCGTCCACCGTGCTCACCATCGCCCTGGCCATCCCCGCCGCCTACGGACTGGTGCGACTGCCCCAACGGTGGTTGCGCGTCAGTCGGACCTTGATCGCCGGTGCCGCCCTCTTTCCTTATGTGCTCCTGTTTCTGGCCCTGCTGGAACTGGCCCGCAGCCTGAATCTGGGCAACAGTCTTCTCGCCCTGGCCATTCCGTATTCAGCCCTTTCCCTCCCACTGGCCCTGCTGCTGCTGACGGCAGCCTTCGAAGGGCTTCCGAAGGATCTCGATGACGCCGCAAAACTGGAAGGAATGAGCCTGGTGCAGCGGCTGCGATGGGTTCTGATTCCCCTGATCGCACCGGCGACGGCCAGCACGGCGATTCTCGTCTTCCTGTTCGCCTGGAATGAATATCCGATCGCCCTTACCTGGCTGAGCCGCAGTGAACAGCTCACCTTGCCGGTGGCGATGGCCCGCATCGCCGGCTCTTCGGTGTATTCCGTTCCCTACGGCGCTTACGCGGCTGCCACAGTGCTCGGAGCTTTGCCTCTGCTCTTGCTCGTGTTGCTGTTTCAGCGCCAGATCGTCTCCGGCCTCACCAACGGCGCTGTGAAGGGATGA